The following proteins are co-located in the Haloarcula marismortui ATCC 43049 genome:
- a CDS encoding 50S ribosomal protein L32e, protein MADNEEDVEAEEEYTELTDISGVGPSKAESLREAGFESVEDVRGADQSALADVSGIGNALAARIKADVGGLEVESETEAEVEEEGGEEAPDEDVETELQARGLTEKTPDLSDEDARLLTQRHRVGKPQFNRQDHHKKKRVSTSWRKPRGQLSKQRRGIKGKGDTVEAGFRSPTAVRGKHPSGFEEVRVHNVDDLEGVDGDTEAVRIASKVGARKRERIEEEAEDAGIRVLNPTYVEVEVSE, encoded by the coding sequence ATGGCGGATAACGAGGAAGACGTCGAGGCAGAGGAAGAGTACACCGAACTGACCGACATCAGCGGCGTCGGCCCGTCCAAGGCGGAGTCACTCCGCGAGGCCGGCTTCGAATCGGTCGAAGACGTTCGCGGTGCCGACCAGTCCGCGCTCGCCGATGTCAGCGGTATCGGGAACGCGCTGGCGGCCCGAATCAAGGCTGACGTTGGCGGACTCGAAGTTGAGTCCGAGACCGAAGCCGAAGTCGAAGAGGAAGGCGGCGAGGAAGCGCCCGACGAGGACGTGGAGACGGAACTCCAGGCCCGCGGGCTCACCGAGAAGACGCCAGACCTCTCCGATGAGGACGCGCGGCTACTGACCCAGCGACACCGGGTCGGCAAGCCGCAGTTCAACCGTCAGGACCACCACAAGAAAAAGCGCGTCTCGACCTCGTGGCGCAAGCCCCGCGGCCAGCTCTCGAAGCAGCGCCGCGGTATCAAGGGCAAGGGCGACACGGTCGAGGCGGGCTTCCGCTCGCCGACCGCGGTTCGCGGCAAGCATCCGTCCGGCTTCGAGGAGGTTCGCGTGCACAACGTGGACGACCTCGAAGGCGTCGACGGCGACACAGAGGCTGTCCGGATCGCCTCGAAGGTCGGTGCTCGCAAGCGCGAGCGAATCGAAGAGGAAGCCGAGGACGCGGGCATCCGTGTGCTCAACCCCACCTACGTCGAAGTCGAGGTGAGTGAGTGA
- a CDS encoding 50S ribosomal protein L19e: MTDLSAQKRLAADVLDVGKNRVWFNPERQGDIADAITREDVRELVDEGAIQAKDKKGNSRGRARERQKKRAYGHQKGAGSRKGKAGARQNSKEDWESRIRAQRTKLRELRDEGTLSSSQYRDLYDKAGGGEFDSVADLERYIDANHGDA, from the coding sequence ATGACTGATCTCTCCGCACAGAAGCGACTCGCGGCTGACGTCCTCGACGTCGGGAAGAACCGCGTCTGGTTCAATCCCGAGCGACAGGGCGACATCGCCGACGCGATTACCCGCGAGGACGTTCGCGAGCTGGTCGATGAGGGCGCCATTCAGGCGAAAGACAAGAAAGGCAACTCCCGTGGACGCGCCCGGGAGCGCCAGAAGAAGCGTGCGTACGGCCACCAGAAGGGAGCCGGTTCCCGGAAAGGGAAGGCAGGCGCACGGCAGAACTCCAAGGAGGACTGGGAGTCACGCATCCGCGCACAGCGGACGAAGCTGCGCGAACTGCGTGACGAGGGAACGCTTTCGAGTTCGCAGTACCGCGACCTGTACGACAAGGCCGGCGGTGGCGAGTTCGACAGCGTTGCCGATCTCGAACGTTACATCGACGCAAACCACGGTGACGCATAA
- a CDS encoding 30S ribosomal protein S14, with protein MSESETTDEPDSETASSERTGQLESCQRCGREQGLVGKYDIWLCRQCFREISRGMGFRKYS; from the coding sequence ATGAGCGAAAGTGAAACCACAGACGAGCCCGATTCCGAGACGGCATCCAGTGAGCGAACTGGCCAGCTCGAGTCCTGTCAGCGCTGCGGTCGCGAACAGGGACTCGTCGGCAAGTACGACATCTGGCTGTGCCGCCAGTGCTTCCGCGAGATTTCGCGAGGCATGGGCTTCAGGAAGTACAGCTAA
- a CDS encoding 50S ribosomal protein L18 yields MATGPRYKVPMRRRREARTDYHQRLRLLKSGKPRLVARKSNKHVRAQLVTLGPNGDDTLASAHSSDLAEYGWEAPTGNMPSAYLTGLLAGLRAQEAGVEEAVLDIGLNSPTPGSKVFAIQEGAIDAGLDIPHNDDVLADWQRTRGAHIAEYDEQLEEPLYSGDFDAADLPEHFDELRETLLDGDIEL; encoded by the coding sequence ATGGCGACAGGACCACGATATAAAGTACCGATGCGGCGACGCCGCGAGGCCAGAACCGATTACCATCAGCGGTTGCGCCTGTTGAAATCCGGTAAGCCACGTCTCGTTGCTCGAAAGAGCAATAAACACGTCAGGGCGCAGCTGGTGACGCTTGGCCCCAACGGCGATGACACTCTCGCGTCCGCTCACTCGAGCGATCTCGCCGAGTACGGCTGGGAGGCCCCGACGGGCAACATGCCCTCGGCATACCTCACCGGTCTGCTCGCCGGGCTTCGCGCGCAGGAAGCGGGCGTCGAGGAGGCAGTGCTTGACATCGGACTCAACAGCCCGACCCCCGGAAGCAAAGTATTCGCAATACAGGAAGGCGCAATCGACGCCGGCCTGGACATTCCGCACAACGACGACGTACTCGCCGACTGGCAGCGCACGCGCGGTGCCCACATCGCCGAGTACGACGAGCAGCTCGAGGAGCCGCTGTACAGCGGCGACTTCGACGCTGCAGACCTCCCGGAGCACTTCGACGAGCTCCGAGAGACCCTACTGGACGGTGACATCGAACTATGA
- a CDS encoding 50S ribosomal protein L6: MPRVELEIPEDVDAEQDHLDITVEGDNGSVTRRLWYPDIDVSVDGDTVVIESDEDNAKTMSTIGTFQSHIENMFHGVTEGWEYGMEVFYSHFPMQVNVEGDEVVIENFLGEKAPRRTTIHGDTDVEIDGEELTVSGPDIEAVGQTAADIEQLTRINDKDVRVFQDGVYITRKPNRGDA; encoded by the coding sequence ATGCCACGAGTAGAACTGGAGATTCCGGAGGACGTGGACGCCGAGCAGGACCACCTTGACATCACTGTCGAGGGGGACAACGGCAGCGTCACACGTCGGCTCTGGTACCCTGACATCGACGTGTCTGTCGACGGCGACACGGTCGTCATCGAATCCGATGAAGACAACGCCAAGACGATGTCGACGATCGGTACCTTCCAGAGCCACATCGAGAATATGTTCCACGGCGTGACCGAGGGCTGGGAGTACGGTATGGAGGTCTTTTACTCTCACTTCCCGATGCAGGTCAACGTCGAGGGTGACGAAGTCGTCATCGAGAACTTCCTGGGCGAGAAGGCCCCCCGCCGCACGACGATCCACGGCGACACGGACGTCGAGATCGACGGGGAAGAGCTGACTGTCAGCGGTCCCGACATCGAAGCTGTCGGACAGACCGCCGCGGACATCGAGCAGCTCACGCGTATCAACGACAAGGACGTGCGTGTGTTTCAGGACGGGGTGTACATCACCCGCAAACCGAACCGAGGTGACGCCTGA
- a CDS encoding 30S ribosomal protein S8 — protein sequence MTGNDPFANALSALNNAESVGHLEQTVSPASNEIGSVLEVFYDRGYIDGFSFVDDGKAGEFEVELKGAINECGPVKPRYSAGADEFEKWEKRFLPARDYGTLVVTTSHGIMSHYEAREQGVGGQVIAYVY from the coding sequence ATGACAGGGAACGACCCATTTGCCAACGCACTGTCGGCGCTTAACAACGCCGAAAGCGTCGGGCACCTAGAGCAGACAGTATCGCCAGCTTCGAACGAGATCGGCAGCGTCCTCGAGGTCTTCTACGACCGCGGGTACATCGACGGATTCAGTTTCGTCGACGACGGCAAAGCCGGCGAGTTCGAAGTTGAACTGAAAGGAGCCATCAACGAGTGTGGCCCGGTCAAGCCCCGCTACTCTGCGGGCGCAGACGAGTTCGAGAAGTGGGAGAAGCGGTTCCTCCCCGCCCGTGACTACGGGACCCTCGTCGTGACGACCAGCCACGGCATCATGAGCCACTACGAGGCTCGTGAGCAGGGCGTTGGTGGCCAAGTCATCGCGTACGTATACTAA